One Glycine soja cultivar W05 chromosome 7, ASM419377v2, whole genome shotgun sequence genomic window, AAAGACAGCCGTGAAGACTCATGAGAGTCAAAATGGACAATATGTCAAATGTTGTTAACCTTACAATCGACACCTAACAATTCAATTAATTGTAGTTTACAAACACGAACCTCTCTCAAGTCTTAACCAACCGAGGCTAtcgttttattatttatttatttatacattattatttatttatgtttgaaGGAAGCTGTAACGCATTCTTCTCAGGATTTATGAAATTGTGTATGTGTGGCTGCCACTGTgctaaatgattttatttggtTAAAACGAAGGAAGTAAGCTGTGCCAAAATAGGTGTAACAATAGAAAATTAAGATCAAGAAAACTGTTCAACACGTACATAGAAGAAAGCATTACGCATGTAAcgtttcttgttatttttgagTTGTAAATATGAGAATGTGGGCTGTTGTTCCACTAGTATAGTAGACAAATTAACCGTTCAATAACTAAGAGAAACCAAAGTATTAATCTTCATATACAAAAATAGCAATTTGGACTCTGATTTATGTTCTGAGTCCATGCATTTTTCTTGTCTAATTTATTGTCTCACTTTCACATAAGTGGGTCCAAATTAAACAGGTTTCATATTGTACTATGGGTCACATTGAAGGAATGAGCTACAAAGCATGAATCTATAGTGCAGTATATAATGATGCCCTTAGGAGACCGGATTTTGAAGGGTGTTTGTGTTTCACGTGAATCCTAATAACAGGCCTTGAATCGTAAAATGTGCAGCTTTTAGTTCTGGAACTGTGTAAGGCTCTTTACATTTTGCCTTTGATTGTTTGGATTTGGAACATGTTTTAAGGAACTACCTCAGACAGTTaaccatacacacacacacacacacacacacacacatatatatatatatatatatatatatatatagatgtaaCATCTACCATCACTCTCCGCAGGTTTCACAATTAATTACTACTTATTTATGTGCGCAGCTTTTGGTTATCATGCTTCATGGTTTGACTATGTTTTAGTTTCGGTTCTGGTGCATACCTTTAGGTGGCAATGTTGTTGGACTCTTGGCTATAAACTTAGAGACAATAGCATATCATCATTTGTATTCAGAGCAGAATGGAATCAAGGTGCTAAGCTTTCATAGACTTTGCCTCTACCAAAAGGCTCCGTGTGTTAGAGAACAAAACCAGAAGAATTCTTAAAGAATGTGTGAGTGAAAATTGACTCATGGCTAAAGTAAAGTAACCCAAAATGGTGAAAAGGTCTGGTTTTCCTCTAGATTGTCTCTACTCTCTAGTTAAACTGGGGTTAGTTACGTATGAATAATGTGATCATAATCTTATGATATGCATGGGgaattattttaccttttttatgaCAAAGTGCAGGTAACAATTTAAAACGGACTTTTGACATTCCTAAATGTGGTATTAAACCATTCCAaatgtttcaaaataaattgtCCATTTTGACTGGTTCTAGGCAAAAAGTATGAgaaagaaatattatatttatgctGGATACACACTGTATGCAGACTTTGCAGAGGTGgctatatatacacacacgttAGCGTATGCCTCAGTTTCCAAAATTAGCagtaaaaaatttagtttaaatatttttattgtaaaaatttagCAGTAGTACTGTctgctataattttttttatcaattgcaATAACtactttcaaaatcaattttagaccCATCAACCAGACATAAGAATTGTTATTATAAATCACATTAATTCAAACGCCATATATGAGATAGGTAAGTAGAAAATGTAGTATGGTTGACAATAGGGCCAATCTGATCTCTTTCAAACTCCAATTATATTTGTTGTCTAGTTATTTTGTTTAAAGCTAGCACCACTGCTGCTAATTAGACAATAATATGAGCTAACTAACTGATAGGGGGAAGACTGAAGAGTGCCAAGATTGGAACTTGCAACCTATAATATAACTCCAATTCCCCTTatacgtatttttttttttctttttcgtttctttTTGTCTTTTCGAGTTTGCAAAAAAGTTCAGATATGAAGTGCAAAATTAGAGGATGAGTggttaataaaaagtaaaatgacaTAACGAATTCTCTAGTATTCAAGATAATGCTACTTATCAAATGCATCCATTCATGCAGAGagtttatatttaaatgttcTGAGATTAGCCGCCTATGAGATTATCTGCTCGGCACTGATTGTAAAGATAATGATGATATACGGAATCCTTTGAATATGAGGACTACTTCTACTAACTACAAATTAAAGGGATATCATATATGAACTTGAGAGAGATATATCATATCATTATATATCAACAATATTTAGTAGATATGAAAATGTTCATGGGCTATAGAAGGAAAGACCACACTTGCATTTCCAGCTCTCGGGCTCATAATTTGCATACTGGATTCCCAAATGGCTGCGCCTGGTGCTCGTGCTGGGAACTTGGATGGCTTCACATGGAACACAGCCATAGCACTTGTGCTCACAACTTGGTGGACTTGATCCTATTTTGCTCACTCCTCCTTCATATGCTTCCTTCATTGTCTCTGATGTACCTTCTATACCCATTAAACCCTTTAACATAGATACAAAACAGACACAGTGCAACAGTGTATTAGTCACTAGTACACCGACTAAACCCACCCAGTTCCAAACTTAGAGAGAGATAAACACACCTTTTTTGGTTCTATAGTATGTGGTGGTGGAGACTGTAGAGCCTCTTCTTTGGCTGAAAAGAAGGGTGAGAAGAGTTAACACATGAGAGAAAGAATGAAGCATATCAGCTGAAATATAATGAggtaatcaagattcaagagtataaaaaaatgttcactGAGCTAAAGGTTCTGAGGGCAAGCCCTTTGAATGCTATTTTGTTACTGCaaatgtttgaaattttataGAGAAATGTCACTGATAATTTCTAAGTTGCAGTTGAGGTATGATAAACCCACAATTGCAAGTAATAGAAAAAAGTCAATCTCCAAAATGGTCATGTGTAAGTGTAACTAACCTGGAAGAAACGGCTTCCTTACTGCAGAAACCAAACTCACTATTTGCAGAGCTAGCAGAAAACAGAATAATCTTCCTATCATTTTTCCTTCTTCAAAAGTGCAAATGATGGATGTGATGAGATGTTTGTTGTTGATGGTAATTTAGATGATTATGTTTGTTGTTGATGGTAGTGTTTGTGAGGAGGCGCAGATTTTGAATCACTCACAACACAAGTCACAACAAGTGGCTACTGGCTAGGCATGATTGCTGGAATATATGAAGGCTACCAAAGGAGCTTGCAAGCTTCAAATCCCAAAAAGCAGGCCAGGACCCCCAAACAAAATAAGGCTACACTTTAAAACCTATGCATTGGCCAAGAGATTTTGCTTCACAAGCAAGAGATTCAGTTTTCTTGTCACACAGTTAAAAACCTCAGCAACTTTCACCTTCATTTGACAACTCATCTAGGAACTCCAAAGACTAGTCTTTTTTCCACTGTCTTTCTGCCTCTAATTTTGGATAACTTACCTTTCAAAACAAGCCAAAGCTTTCTCTCAAACCAATCCAAATTAGTAGTACTTATGGTGGTCCACAAAATTCAGAATAACAGCATCCTTTTTAGGCCTGAATTGTCTGAAGTACTTGCAAGATAAGGGCGTTCAACATCAAATTAAATAGTTTGTAAACcgtcaatccaattaaatcaaaaatcataaaaataaaaaatcacatatatttcgcgatttgatttaattttcagatcttgttataaaaaattaaatcaaatcaagcaaacagtatattataattatattgattttttggtgataattaataataaatattaaataatttattactttttatttattttataatcaagatgtatattttatttttatatgtaaaaaaatatgtactaacattgttaaaaaaataatattaaatatcaagtcatacataaattattattatattacaaaAGAGTTTGTgatatgattttatattaatattaaatataagtgaaaatattaatttttaactaaaatatattaaataaaatttatttttaaaattatataatatatatagcaattatgtaactttattaaaaaaatgaaaccgaaccaaatcaatatataaaagattgatttggtttgatttgaagttaataatatatttaaattcaactacatctttattttatgtttaatttaaatgattttttatttaaaaatccaaCAATATCGTACCACAAACACTTCAGAACCCTTTATAAATATCGAATACTGCTTCagattaaaaaaagaaccaaaaaacTTTGACGTATAGACCACACACTTACACAGCCTTTCCCTTTCCCTGATCATTTCATTGCCATATGGGGAAGAAAGAAATCAACAACAGATCGAAAGCTAGTTATTAGAAGTGGTAAAAAGCACCAGCCTCTAAGCACTCAGTTCTGCAGCAAAAGCAAAATTAATGAGttagttaaagaattaaataagGTAACATTCTCAACTCTCTATGGATTGGTTGTTGGAGAACATACAAAATCTCCTTAGTACAACATCCAATCTGGGCTATTCCTTTACTACTTGGAAATGAATTTGGGGTCCCACCTCGCCTGCTGGATATTTTCCCACATTCAATGAAGAGCATATATTTTCCGGTTACATAATTTATTATGGTTCAAAAGGCACCATGGGTGAAAGAGCTTAAACAAGGCATGGGCAATTAAAAATAAGAGGGTTTAGTGAATTATAGGTGAAGTACTGGCCATTCAATATTACTCCATCTCCACTCATATATaatctatatataatattcaattacccaatttattaaaaaaatagttaatttaatcAATAGTAATAAATTTATCTACTTCTAAAACCATTCGTATCATTAATATTCATTTctcttataattatatttatcaatacattttctctctttttttaatgaagGATATATctagtctaaaaataattaaaataagaaatattatagattagatttatataaaaaatattattttaaacttgagtcctataaataagaataaataaattaaaaaatgttaacatgCACGTGGCATTGcctaacaaattaaaaagagtGATTTCTATTGAGATGCATGAAATTACATTATTCATGACTTTTGTTATGctctcttataatttatataataaatattttttctttttttttagttgtaaTCAATATTCTAAGATTACTCTAGTTAGGAAGACCTTAGAATTATTAGTATCTCATTGTTTCTGCTAAGCTCTTAGGCTTATTTTGTTGGTTGTAATTGACTGCAGCTAGTGCagtttgtgaagtgtttcaTGGAGGCAAAGCAATAAATAAGGTCTGTGATGTTATAGAATAATATAAAGGTTAGTAAAAATGACATGAATAAATTAGTCATGTTAAAGGACAATCAAGGGAAGCACGGCTAAATAACAAATGCACCTATATACTATAGATTTGAATAATGATCCACGTAGTGTGGGTGAACACTATTGTCTGGGAATCATTATTTGTAGTTATGGGGCAGCTGAGTGACTTGAGTAAAAGGATATTTCATATGTTTGATGTGCTATATAGTCAAGGAAGCTGATGTTATCCACCTACTAACCTGCAGACAGTTGCCAAGAAAGTGACAGAAAAGACCCCTAGTAATAATATAGAGGTTAGGGCTGCTGAAAAGGAGTTAAGAAAAGACAATGAGGGAGAAAAAAGATAAGTTTTACGTGTTAGATGGCTTGCATGAATGTTTGGCTATTCCAGTAACGTTAATTGGGAAATGCAAGAGTTAGTAATGGTAGTAGATTCTTTTATTATATCTTCTTAGTACTTTATAAAgtactattaaataaaaaactgaatatatttaatatctgaaaaacataaattgtattattttttaattagtagtaGGAAGAttgatttgaaagaaaatttgGAATTATTCGAAATGAATTGTCAAAATTAACAACATTTTAAATAGGCTATCGatgaaactaaaacaaaatatttaaataaaatatatgatgcTTTTCTGGACGGACGCTTTCAAGTGTTTTAAGACAGATAAACTCTGCTTAGAATTCAAGTTTCCTGGTGCGGCTTCTGTATAAACTACAAAGCTTTTCTGATCTTGTGCTCTATATTAATTTCTTTCGGGGAAAAAAAAGTAGGAATGTAATTAAACGGCAGTACTAAACAAATCAAGACTGATTGTGCAGATATTCACTTTTTAATCATTCAACGTGGAAACTAGTTCATGTAAGGATTGCCTCGATTTATCACTAAATAAACTATTATTACTTACATATTTTGTGTTGCTTATAGGATGTGCAAAATCCTACCAGATAATGAAAGAACAGCATAGCAGTTACGACTGCACTATCAAGGTGACCAGTAAGAAGCTTAAGACTCATAGtatatacaacttttttttggtaaataaaggaaatacaattaatccaaagaagaaaaaaaaggactcATCTTATATACCACAAGGTGAAGTTTAACAGCTAAGAACTGGAGACAATATCAGCTCaatatattgttaattaaaagaCATACATGAGAAACCATACTACCATTATCTAGTTTTCTAGCACCAACCAATAACTTGAGCCACTAGATCCCTAATTGATGGCATCATATTACCTTGCTCTATTATTGATACCAAACTTCAATACAAAACCATAAGTCAAGCAAACCTTCTTTGATCCTAAAGGTATTTTTGGGTTGAAAATTTTATGCAAGATCAATTTACCAGCAAGATCAGCTTTAACATTCTTGGGATGATATAAAATTGGATCAGCAAATATACAGATTGGCAAGAGGAAAATACGACACAAGATAGAATTGGCCGTACAAACTGAACGTAATTAAACACCAATATTAGTGTAATTCAATCCTAAATTTGTATTCCATTTACAGGTGACATGTGCATATAAATGTGTTGATCGGAGAAATTTAGCTGCCTATAAAAAAGAGTGAACATACTTTGTGAATCATAAATCCTGCTGACATACCAGATAAAGTTACAGATCAGAGTCTACAATAAAAACTTTCACATTGATAATGTACCACTCCAGGGATAATTaagttctttcttttttgaaaagaaaaggaccagcattcaaataaacaattgaaaaaaagaGGAATTTACTATTTATACAAGTTAGATAAATGGAGAAAACAAACATGATAGTTTTGATGGTTAACACCATTGAGGCAAGTCTTCACACTCTTTGTTACAAAATAAAGGCACATCCTAGACATCACTTTGGTGACGACACATCACGAGTGCCAGATTCAGATTCTTTCTTGGGATGAATGGCCTCAGCAACAGCTTCAATCTCCTCCTTCACCCGTTCAAACACACCAGGCGCTTTGATTTCATCAGGTGAAGTTCCCTCATCAATGTCATCACTTGTCCCATGAGTTTCTTTGTGATGGTGTGGCGATTTGTCGCGATGAAACACTGCCTCAATCTCCTCCTTAGCTCGCTCAAAAATGTTTGgagttttcacttttttttctttcaagaaacaaaatacaaaggacttcaatctttaattttttgaagagaaaaaaaaactgtcaTATCATGAAATTTGTCCACATATATACCAAGAACTTTGAACCAAGAGTAAATTACACCAACAACCTTGAGGTTTTTTCAGATAGCATGTAATCCCGGGCTTTTTTAATGTTTACAACAACCTCCCTTGTATGGATACTCATGTACTCATGAAATGTGTAATGTATAAAGGGATCTCAGGGTAATATTTTTCAAACGATGGAGTTAGTGTAGGaatagaaaaaaggaaaaagtatgTATACAATCTGAAAAAAGTCTCAAAGAGGTGTCATTATAATTTACTCTGGAACCCAAAATTCCAACATAAGAAATCAAAAACCTCCCCCATCTTCCCTTCAAGTACATAACCAAAAGGCAAAGAAATTTCAGCAATAGGCATGCAGAAGAAAcccataagaattaaaaaaaaaaaaaaaacaagggtcATAAATGGATTCTTATGTTATGGGTAAGTTAAGTAGTTACACAGCTTTTGATATAAAAACAAGGGCAGTGATATACAGAGACAAAAACTAATTTCCTCTATTCTCACAGTTCCCTCCAGATACGTTCTAATTGGAGAACTCAAAGGGTATTACCAAATTGAAATTGTAATCAATCTCAACATGAACGTTTGATAGATCAAGCAATTTTTTGAAACTATGGTCACAAAATTAGAAATGGTAACAGATGAAAGATCAAACCCCGTGATAGCACAACGCTAAGTATTAGAATTTTGTTAACGAGAAATATGAAAAGATGAGAGTTTTTGAACGACGATACCTGAAGGCGAGTCTTTAGGCTTTGGTTCCATATCCGCCATTAAAGTGACTTCAGACACGGTTGAGATGAGGGTGTAATCAAGTATGGAAAAAGGAGCCCttcgttgttttttttattattaaaaaaaaaaccatttttgtgTCTCTATGCGTAAAGTGTTACATAAATTCCTTTtcgaaaaaatttaaatttaaattttagcctgtaaaaaaatataataaattgatccatatcttaatttttataataattatccacATGTTactagataaaataaattaaaatatcaataaatttccattccaataaaatgttaataagtttttattagattaatttataaactcaaattttatttcatttaaagataaaatataatttaatctttatttttttcaattttttatcattataagtataatattaccataaacactaaaaaatgggaaacaaacataagttagaataattgatttttaaaaattaacttaatggttgtgtatttttttcattaaaaattaacttaatgaCTCATTTTGATTCAATTTATTCAGCAGTTGTATTGTCAATTAtgtttgtgatattttttatccttcgtaaacatttttattaaccaatactttattatttttaagaactaaaatatgaattttcatTGGAACGAATTTGTCGACACTATCCTTGtgcattcaaaatattattttttaagtgaaaactATTTTGCTATGAGTTTCActgattttttaaagaaattttatctgatgaaaattgattttttttttgtacattaataaaagaaaaaagtttgaaacacatatgtgtaaaatattacattagttaaagaaataatttttaataattttaaagataattattataagatgTATATAAAAATGGATCATGAATTTTAAGTTGTATGGAAAATATACATGT contains:
- the LOC114417652 gene encoding polygalacturonase-like; the protein is MIGRLFCFLLALQIVSLVSAVRKPFLPAKEEALQSPPPHTIEPKKGLMGIEGTSETMKEAYEGGVSKIGSSPPSCEHKCYGCVPCEAIQVPSTSTRRSHLGIQYANYEPESWKCKCGLSFYSP
- the LOC114417922 gene encoding uncharacterized protein LOC114417922, with the translated sequence MADMEPKPKDSPSEKKVKTPNIFERAKEEIEAVFHRDKSPHHHKETHGTSDDIDEGTSPDEIKAPGVFERVKEEIEAVAEAIHPKKESESGTRDVSSPK